From Chryseobacterium gallinarum, one genomic window encodes:
- the ubiE gene encoding bifunctional demethylmenaquinone methyltransferase/2-methoxy-6-polyprenyl-1,4-benzoquinol methylase UbiE has protein sequence MTKDITKVTPYNSEATKKSQVEDMFDNIAPKYDLLNHVLSMKIDVLWRNKLVKWMKNDTPQEVLDVATGTGDLAIAIEKGTGSKVVGLDLSQQMLNVGVIKIKKLKLDGKISMQKGDAENLPFEDNRFDAVSVAFGVRNFENLTKGLAELRRVVKDNKSVYILEFSKVEGFMGPLYMFYFKNILPAIGRLVSKDNRAYTYLPDSVNAFPFGEKMKQILLDTGFKKVEYKKLSLGIATIYKATK, from the coding sequence GATATCACCAAAGTTACTCCCTACAATTCAGAGGCTACAAAGAAAAGCCAGGTAGAGGATATGTTCGACAACATTGCGCCGAAGTATGACCTTCTGAACCATGTTTTATCCATGAAAATTGATGTTTTATGGAGGAATAAACTGGTAAAATGGATGAAAAATGATACCCCGCAGGAAGTGCTGGATGTGGCTACCGGAACGGGAGATCTGGCTATTGCCATTGAAAAAGGAACCGGCTCAAAAGTAGTTGGTTTAGATTTATCACAACAAATGCTCAATGTTGGCGTTATTAAAATAAAAAAACTTAAATTAGACGGCAAAATTTCCATGCAAAAAGGAGATGCAGAAAATTTACCTTTCGAGGACAATAGATTTGATGCTGTTTCCGTTGCATTTGGAGTGAGGAATTTTGAAAACCTTACCAAAGGTTTGGCAGAATTAAGAAGAGTAGTTAAAGATAACAAAAGTGTTTACATACTGGAGTTTTCAAAGGTTGAGGGTTTCATGGGGCCGCTGTATATGTTTTATTTCAAAAACATATTACCTGCCATAGGCAGACTGGTTTCCAAAGATAATAGGGCATATACATACCTTCCGGATTCTGTAAATGCTTTTCCTTTCGGGGAGAAGATGAAGCAAATTCTTTTAGATACGGGATTTAAGAAAGTTGAATATAAAAAACTAAGTTTAGGTATAGCCACAATTTATAAAGCAACAAAGTAA
- the porT gene encoding type IX secretion/gliding motility protein PorT/SprT — protein MNKFLLKALVLTSVNVAVFANAQFRTRNRMDKLEDFDEQKFSWGFYLNGNRLDYRIVLHPKYGANENQNLVTSKESYSFGAGLIAKWRLNDYLDVRIEPGLQFAQRQLTFNTQSNDIYAGGSLTNPPFTPFPLADKDKVREIKSTLIDIPVLLELHGRRWYNSRPYIAGGVNYVVNLQSNATSTDDNMQGIFRSTTHNFAWSAEMGIQFYFNKFKLTPAIRGTFFMNNEKVADNATTPPYWASAISTLQTRAVMFVLKFE, from the coding sequence ATGAATAAATTTCTATTAAAAGCACTGGTTTTGACCTCAGTAAATGTTGCCGTTTTTGCAAACGCGCAATTTAGAACCCGAAACAGAATGGATAAGCTGGAAGATTTCGACGAACAGAAATTCAGTTGGGGGTTTTATCTGAACGGGAACAGACTGGACTACCGCATCGTATTGCATCCCAAATATGGGGCAAACGAAAATCAGAATCTTGTTACCTCTAAAGAAAGTTACAGTTTCGGTGCCGGGCTTATTGCAAAATGGAGACTGAACGACTATCTTGATGTAAGGATAGAGCCGGGATTACAGTTTGCACAAAGACAGTTGACTTTTAATACGCAATCTAATGACATCTATGCAGGCGGATCTTTAACCAATCCTCCTTTCACACCATTCCCTTTAGCAGATAAAGATAAAGTAAGAGAAATCAAATCTACCCTGATTGATATTCCCGTACTTTTAGAACTTCACGGGCGAAGATGGTACAATTCGAGACCTTATATTGCAGGTGGGGTAAACTATGTGGTAAACCTTCAGTCTAATGCCACTTCCACCGATGATAATATGCAGGGAATTTTCAGATCTACAACCCACAACTTTGCGTGGTCTGCAGAAATGGGGATTCAGTTTTACTTCAACAAATTTAAGCTGACTCCGGCCATTAGAGGAACTTTCTTCATGAATAACGAAAAAGTAGCAGATAATGCAACAACACCGCCTTACTGGGCTTCCGCAATCTCTACTTTACAAACAAGAGCAGTCATGTTCGTCTTGAAATTTGAATAA
- a CDS encoding cell division protein ZapA, which yields MEVRRITINIAGRVYPLNVPAAEEETLRKVGKQIENMIKDFEQNFDVRDKQDALAMCALKLGTNAEVVSLNYEKNINSTNDRLARINQSLNEIGK from the coding sequence ATGGAAGTAAGGAGAATAACCATCAACATTGCAGGAAGGGTATATCCGCTGAACGTACCGGCAGCAGAAGAAGAAACGCTGCGTAAAGTCGGGAAGCAGATCGAAAATATGATTAAAGATTTTGAACAGAATTTCGATGTAAGAGATAAACAGGATGCTTTGGCAATGTGTGCCTTAAAATTAGGAACCAATGCGGAAGTTGTTTCTCTTAACTACGAAAAAAATATTAATTCTACCAACGACAGATTAGCAAGAATTAATCAGTCATTGAATGAAATCGGGAAATAG
- the rny gene encoding ribonuclease Y: MIEVIVGVVCLVIGAVVGIFFSRSSLNTKAKFIIDDAKKNAENLIEKANVQAESIKKEKNLQAKEKFLELKSQHDADIQAREKKMQEVEKRIKDKEHKLNDELSKAGKLEKDLDKQIADYAKKNEILERKQQELDIATAKKVEILEKISNYTAEEAKAELVETMKAEAKTRAQAHVQSIMEEAQMNAKNEARKIVIQTIQRIGTEQAIENSVSVFNIESDEVKGRIIGREGRNIRALEAVTGVEIIVDDTPEAILLSCFDPVRREIARLSLHRLVTDGRIHPARIEEVVEKTRKQIEEEIIEVGKRTIIDLGIHGLHPELIKIVGRMKYRSSYGQNLLQHSREVANIAATMAAELGLNVKLAKRAGLLHDIGKVPEQESELPHALLGMQWAEKYGENAEVVNAIGAHHDEIEMKSLLSPIIQVADAISGARPGARRQVLESYIQRLKDLESAALSFDGVSSAYAIQAGRELRVMVESGKVNDEVASQLSYDISEKIQNELTYPGQVKVTVIRETRAVNIAR; this comes from the coding sequence ATGATAGAAGTAATAGTCGGCGTTGTTTGTTTAGTAATCGGTGCTGTAGTTGGAATATTTTTTTCCAGAAGCTCACTGAATACTAAAGCAAAGTTTATCATAGATGATGCTAAGAAAAATGCCGAAAACCTTATAGAAAAAGCTAATGTACAAGCTGAATCCATAAAGAAAGAGAAAAATCTCCAGGCTAAAGAAAAGTTCCTGGAATTGAAATCCCAGCATGATGCTGACATCCAGGCCCGTGAAAAGAAAATGCAGGAAGTGGAAAAAAGGATCAAGGACAAGGAGCATAAGCTGAATGATGAGCTTAGCAAAGCAGGGAAACTTGAAAAGGATTTGGATAAGCAGATTGCAGATTATGCCAAAAAGAATGAAATTTTAGAAAGAAAGCAGCAGGAATTAGATATAGCTACTGCTAAAAAAGTTGAAATTCTTGAAAAAATTTCCAATTATACAGCTGAGGAAGCTAAAGCAGAATTGGTGGAAACTATGAAAGCTGAGGCTAAAACAAGAGCCCAGGCACATGTTCAGAGCATTATGGAAGAAGCTCAGATGAATGCTAAAAATGAAGCCAGAAAAATCGTTATTCAAACGATCCAAAGAATTGGAACCGAGCAGGCAATCGAAAATTCAGTATCAGTTTTCAACATTGAATCTGATGAAGTAAAAGGAAGAATTATCGGTAGAGAAGGTAGAAATATCCGTGCTTTAGAAGCCGTAACAGGAGTGGAAATTATTGTTGATGATACTCCGGAAGCCATCCTTCTTTCATGCTTCGACCCTGTAAGAAGGGAAATCGCGAGGTTATCCCTTCACAGATTAGTAACAGACGGAAGAATCCACCCTGCAAGAATCGAAGAAGTTGTTGAAAAAACCAGAAAACAAATCGAGGAGGAAATCATTGAAGTAGGTAAGAGAACCATCATTGATTTAGGAATCCATGGTTTACATCCTGAATTGATTAAAATCGTAGGTAGAATGAAGTATCGTTCTTCTTACGGACAAAACTTACTGCAGCACTCAAGAGAGGTGGCTAACATCGCTGCAACAATGGCTGCTGAGCTAGGATTAAACGTGAAATTAGCCAAAAGAGCAGGTCTTTTGCATGATATCGGTAAAGTTCCGGAACAGGAATCTGAATTACCACACGCCTTACTAGGTATGCAATGGGCAGAGAAGTATGGTGAAAACGCTGAAGTAGTAAATGCTATCGGAGCTCACCATGATGAAATTGAAATGAAATCATTATTATCTCCAATTATCCAGGTTGCTGATGCTATCTCAGGAGCGAGACCGGGAGCAAGAAGGCAGGTATTGGAATCTTATATCCAGAGACTGAAAGACCTGGAATCTGCCGCATTAAGTTTTGACGGAGTATCAAGTGCTTACGCGATCCAGGCAGGTAGAGAATTGAGGGTAATGGTAGAAAGCGGAAAAGTAAATGATGAAGTTGCTTCTCAGTTGTCTTATGACATCTCTGAAAAGATCCAGAATGAGCTTACGTATCCGGGACAGGTAAAAGTAACAGTGATCAGGGAAACGAGAGCTGTGAATATTGCCAGATAA